In Arsenicicoccus dermatophilus, a genomic segment contains:
- a CDS encoding phage tail tape measure protein, which produces MDVADAAETAASAMTQFELTGRHVPGIADMLSNAANSAQGSVKDMGDALNQTGLVAHGMGMSMQDTVTALTLFAKAGMTGSDAGTSLKTMIQRLQNPTDQARTAMDQLGLSVYDAQGRFVGMRSIFDQLQTSTKGMAQNQKDAALATIFGADAVRGANAAIAAGASEWDKAAAAVTKWGGASRQAAALNDNLKGDLEELGGSLETLFIKGGGLSDGFLRPAVQGVTGLVNVLGQVPAPVMGTVSALTAMALVGPRVEAAMTRAGAAGKTFLSSISDAARATTPLQTVSTAARTVGTELASTSTAARAFSAAVGDGRSQVLAKSLTETAAAAGKTAAPLAQTASAALSVGTSMGSSSAGVRSFVSAASDSRGSLLAKTLTDTGSAAGRATGPLSGIAATARSVGTSMGGLKGAVGGLVGLLGGPWGIALAAAGAALTIFGQKQAEAAAKVQELSAAYQADGSAVGEYTRKAFAAQAAQDGVTQTAQAAGVSMSDFAAAVTGTGEAYAAYRQKIDDMVGAHMDADGAVDSTGSALLRLNGNLADARGRYWEMIEAGASASEAAAAFGVTADQAGTAAGKIGSGAGQASAGLSVVGGQVQAAGDKASEAAGQFDQLTKAIAGMGSSIGGQREAVRGYQAALDGAAEAAAKNGRTLDTGTEKGRANQAALDGVANATLNLAAKSLQAGESVASVSARVEAGRNAFIAQGTAMGLTAAQAGALATSMGLIPENVQTMVDASGFDIAGGKVDALTGQLIGVDGKVVTVGANADTSAAVGQVQGLASMLATWNVTVPINGDVTPGVSSLGALAAAAAGTQAQVSIGGNIVPGVSSLAVLQAAANGTTATATIGANAGPAMSILSGWAATANATRPTPLLSANAAPAMGILHGWQGTANGARGTATLGAQSGPANATVGQWKGTANSAKGTATLAANNGPAMKSIGGTVAKANSSTGTIAVKAATSAAEGAINALTRTRTAVINVVQRVTGAIGGLLGNADGGPARTVRVPGYATGGGVNDYLTALPDGGAVHGPGSRTSDSITAFLSSGVVNLSRHEHVWTGAEVDAVGGHAAMYSLRAAARAGRFRVPGFATGGSTGGGGYRADTTKMLAGYSPVGAADVAKLRESWYSAIDSQHQAAKANFEAQTELRKAKRGTQAFADASWKAAEALRKYHAANAEVRSTQTAMNTAGRTSRMGVTSQWTATAATNNRASAAFIADVETIYRRGYPGLADALLQQGEAQAGRVAHDAARLPLAKIRAMAGQVQYSAGLEARRDAIAGKASAWTSAVGALSGYASSKRTAMLTSATFLANIRMLQRRGYTKLALALLNEGEESAGAIAAQAARATTKTLSGIQGNILDSERYDAQKKALADELAGKKKPVATRNPVISFTATEVAARSARAATAVSGPSLALRPIPAASIPSLPPAQVGRALIGSQTINVTEARSGYHTGQQVAASLSWQMGQYGGFAA; this is translated from the coding sequence ATGGACGTCGCAGACGCCGCCGAGACCGCCGCCAGCGCGATGACCCAGTTCGAGCTCACCGGCCGCCACGTCCCCGGCATCGCCGACATGCTCTCCAACGCCGCCAACAGCGCGCAGGGGTCCGTGAAGGACATGGGCGACGCCCTCAACCAGACCGGCCTGGTGGCACACGGCATGGGCATGTCCATGCAGGACACCGTGACCGCCCTCACCCTCTTCGCCAAGGCCGGCATGACCGGGTCCGACGCGGGCACGTCGTTGAAGACGATGATCCAGCGGCTCCAGAACCCCACCGACCAGGCCCGCACCGCGATGGACCAGCTCGGCCTCAGCGTGTACGACGCGCAGGGCCGCTTCGTCGGTATGCGCTCCATCTTCGACCAGCTGCAGACCAGCACGAAGGGGATGGCGCAGAACCAGAAGGACGCCGCGCTCGCGACGATCTTCGGCGCCGACGCGGTCCGTGGCGCCAACGCTGCGATCGCTGCCGGCGCATCGGAGTGGGACAAGGCCGCGGCGGCGGTCACGAAGTGGGGCGGTGCGTCCCGGCAGGCCGCAGCCCTCAACGACAACCTCAAGGGCGACCTCGAGGAGCTCGGTGGGTCGCTGGAGACCTTGTTCATCAAGGGTGGCGGACTCAGCGATGGGTTCCTGCGCCCGGCGGTGCAGGGCGTCACCGGGCTCGTGAACGTCCTCGGGCAGGTGCCCGCACCGGTGATGGGCACCGTGTCCGCGCTGACGGCGATGGCTCTGGTCGGTCCCCGTGTCGAGGCTGCTATGACCCGCGCCGGCGCGGCCGGGAAGACGTTCCTGTCGTCGATTTCCGACGCTGCCCGGGCCACCACGCCGCTGCAGACCGTGTCTACGGCGGCCCGGACCGTGGGCACCGAGCTGGCGTCCACGTCGACTGCGGCGCGTGCGTTCTCCGCAGCCGTGGGGGATGGTCGCTCCCAGGTCCTTGCGAAGTCCCTGACCGAGACCGCTGCCGCTGCGGGGAAGACCGCAGCGCCGCTCGCGCAGACCGCGTCCGCTGCCCTGTCTGTGGGCACCAGCATGGGCTCGTCCAGTGCTGGTGTGCGGTCCTTCGTGTCCGCGGCGTCCGATTCCCGCGGAAGCCTGCTCGCCAAGACCCTCACCGACACCGGCTCCGCCGCCGGACGCGCGACTGGCCCCCTGTCTGGGATCGCCGCGACGGCCCGCTCCGTGGGCACCAGCATGGGCGGGCTCAAGGGAGCCGTCGGTGGCCTTGTCGGTCTCCTCGGCGGGCCGTGGGGCATCGCTCTCGCCGCCGCCGGCGCGGCCCTGACGATCTTCGGGCAGAAGCAGGCTGAGGCCGCCGCGAAGGTGCAGGAGCTCTCCGCCGCATACCAGGCCGACGGCAGTGCTGTCGGGGAGTACACGCGGAAGGCCTTCGCCGCGCAGGCAGCGCAGGACGGAGTCACCCAGACCGCGCAGGCCGCGGGCGTGTCCATGTCGGATTTCGCGGCGGCGGTCACCGGTACCGGTGAGGCGTACGCCGCATACCGGCAGAAGATCGACGACATGGTCGGCGCGCACATGGACGCCGACGGGGCCGTCGACTCGACCGGGTCTGCGTTGCTCCGCCTCAACGGCAACCTCGCCGACGCGCGTGGCCGGTACTGGGAGATGATCGAGGCCGGGGCATCTGCGTCCGAGGCCGCCGCGGCCTTCGGTGTGACCGCGGATCAGGCGGGTACCGCGGCTGGGAAGATCGGTAGCGGCGCGGGTCAGGCCAGCGCGGGGCTGTCCGTCGTCGGTGGGCAGGTCCAGGCAGCCGGTGACAAGGCCAGCGAGGCTGCTGGGCAGTTTGACCAGCTCACGAAGGCGATTGCCGGGATGGGCTCCTCGATCGGTGGGCAGCGTGAGGCCGTCCGCGGCTACCAGGCTGCCCTCGACGGCGCCGCTGAGGCCGCAGCGAAGAACGGCCGCACCCTGGACACGGGCACGGAGAAGGGTCGTGCGAACCAGGCCGCCCTTGATGGTGTCGCCAACGCCACCCTCAACCTCGCCGCGAAGTCCTTGCAAGCGGGGGAGTCCGTCGCGTCCGTGTCCGCCCGTGTCGAAGCCGGACGGAATGCGTTCATCGCGCAGGGCACCGCGATGGGTCTCACCGCGGCGCAGGCCGGGGCACTCGCGACGAGCATGGGCCTGATCCCCGAGAACGTCCAGACGATGGTCGACGCGTCCGGGTTCGACATCGCGGGCGGGAAGGTCGACGCGCTCACCGGTCAGCTGATCGGCGTGGACGGGAAGGTCGTCACCGTCGGCGCGAACGCCGACACCAGCGCGGCTGTCGGGCAGGTGCAGGGACTCGCGTCGATGCTCGCGACCTGGAACGTGACCGTCCCGATCAACGGGGACGTGACCCCTGGGGTGTCGTCGCTGGGGGCGCTCGCTGCGGCTGCTGCTGGAACGCAGGCTCAGGTCAGCATCGGCGGGAACATCGTCCCCGGCGTGTCATCCCTGGCTGTGCTGCAGGCAGCGGCGAACGGGACCACGGCAACGGCCACGATCGGCGCGAACGCCGGCCCGGCGATGAGCATCCTGTCTGGGTGGGCGGCGACCGCGAACGCCACCCGCCCGACGCCTCTGCTGTCCGCGAACGCGGCCCCAGCGATGGGCATCCTCCACGGCTGGCAGGGCACCGCCAACGGCGCCCGAGGAACGGCGACGCTGGGCGCGCAGTCCGGGCCCGCGAACGCGACCGTCGGGCAGTGGAAGGGAACCGCCAACAGCGCGAAGGGAACCGCCACCCTCGCCGCGAACAACGGCCCCGCCATGAAGAGCATCGGCGGGACTGTCGCGAAGGCCAACTCCAGCACGGGCACGATCGCAGTGAAAGCCGCTACCAGTGCTGCTGAGGGCGCTATCAACGCCCTGACCCGGACCCGCACCGCTGTGATCAACGTGGTGCAGCGCGTCACCGGCGCCATCGGCGGCCTGCTCGGCAACGCGGACGGCGGTCCGGCACGCACCGTTCGGGTCCCGGGCTACGCGACCGGCGGCGGCGTCAACGACTACCTCACTGCCCTCCCAGACGGGGGCGCCGTGCACGGTCCGGGGTCCCGCACCAGCGACAGCATCACCGCTTTCCTGTCCTCTGGCGTCGTCAACCTCTCCCGGCACGAGCACGTGTGGACCGGAGCCGAGGTCGATGCCGTCGGCGGCCACGCAGCCATGTACTCCCTGCGTGCCGCCGCCCGAGCCGGCCGCTTCCGCGTCCCCGGCTTCGCCACCGGCGGGTCCACTGGCGGCGGCGGGTACCGCGCCGACACCACGAAGATGCTCGCCGGGTACTCCCCCGTCGGCGCTGCCGACGTCGCCAAGCTCCGCGAGTCGTGGTACTCCGCGATCGACTCCCAGCACCAGGCTGCGAAGGCCAACTTCGAGGCCCAGACCGAGTTGAGGAAGGCGAAGCGGGGCACGCAGGCGTTCGCCGACGCGTCGTGGAAGGCCGCCGAAGCGCTCCGCAAGTACCACGCCGCGAACGCCGAGGTCCGCTCCACGCAGACCGCGATGAACACCGCCGGCCGCACCTCCAGGATGGGCGTCACTTCGCAGTGGACCGCGACCGCCGCGACCAACAACCGCGCGTCCGCGGCATTCATCGCCGACGTCGAGACGATCTACCGGCGTGGCTACCCCGGACTCGCCGACGCGCTCCTCCAGCAGGGCGAGGCCCAGGCAGGTCGAGTCGCCCACGACGCTGCCCGCCTGCCCCTCGCGAAGATCCGCGCCATGGCCGGGCAGGTTCAGTACTCCGCCGGGCTCGAAGCACGCCGCGACGCGATCGCGGGGAAGGCCTCGGCGTGGACTTCCGCGGTCGGCGCGCTCTCTGGATACGCCTCGAGCAAGCGCACCGCGATGCTCACCTCCGCGACGTTCCTCGCCAACATCCGCATGCTGCAGCGCCGCGGCTACACCAAGCTCGCCCTCGCCCTCCTCAACGAGGGCGAGGAGTCCGCTGGCGCGATCGCGGCGCAAGCCGCCCGCGCGACGACGAAGACACTGTCCGGGATCCAGGGGAACATCCTCGACTCAGAGCGGTACGACGCGCAGAAAAAGGCCCTCGCGGACGAGCTCGCGGGGAAGAAGAAGCCCGTCGCGACGCGCAACCCGGTCATCTCGTTCACCGCCACGGAGGTCGCTGCGCGCTCTGCTCGCGCCGCTACCGCGGTCTCCGGGCCGAGCCTGGCGCTGCGTCCGATCCCCGCGGCGAGCATCCCCTCCCTGCCGCCGGCGCAGGTGGGGCGGGCGCTCATCGGGTCCCAGACCATCAACGTCACCGAGGCCCGGTCCGGGTACCACACCGGGCAGCAGGTCGCCGCGAGCTTGTCGTGGCAGATGGGCCAGTACGGGGGGTTCGCGGCGTGA
- a CDS encoding phage distal tail protein has product MGQPVQGIDRHGSKWTLRGEEGYWSSPEVRRTRVQKAQQDGAHPSTSVLDAHTFTFEGVIRADDNEALLRSKDDLLALAYIGEGVLDWTDATGRYVQDVELDGVIKTRLHGARVMEWQLTLTAPDPAKYSPDVLLTAVLHAKARAGEGWQWPREYPTDWHEPTGEEGISDRVALYNAGNTPWWPRMRLQTTAATPRISCPETGEWIQYNGQLSEGQWLDIDCRQRTVLLNGVTSQKWCTAWAGSWLAVYPGMRQTLQLTAAGEDPDGTLTIIAKEGAWL; this is encoded by the coding sequence ATGGGTCAGCCTGTGCAGGGCATCGACCGTCACGGGTCGAAGTGGACGTTGCGCGGGGAGGAAGGCTACTGGTCCAGCCCGGAGGTGCGCCGCACCCGCGTGCAGAAAGCCCAGCAGGACGGCGCGCACCCCAGCACCAGCGTCCTGGACGCGCACACGTTCACGTTCGAGGGCGTCATCCGCGCCGACGACAACGAGGCCCTCCTGCGCTCCAAGGACGACCTCCTAGCCCTCGCCTACATCGGCGAGGGCGTCCTCGACTGGACCGACGCCACCGGCCGATACGTCCAGGACGTCGAGCTCGACGGCGTCATCAAGACCCGTCTCCACGGGGCGCGGGTCATGGAGTGGCAGCTCACCCTCACCGCCCCGGACCCGGCGAAGTACTCCCCGGATGTGCTGCTCACCGCGGTCCTCCACGCGAAGGCCCGGGCTGGTGAGGGCTGGCAGTGGCCCCGGGAGTACCCCACCGACTGGCACGAGCCCACCGGTGAGGAAGGCATCTCCGACCGGGTCGCGCTCTACAACGCCGGGAACACGCCCTGGTGGCCGCGGATGCGCCTGCAGACCACAGCGGCGACCCCACGGATCTCCTGCCCGGAGACCGGCGAGTGGATCCAGTACAACGGGCAGCTCTCCGAGGGGCAGTGGCTCGACATCGACTGCCGTCAGCGCACGGTCCTCCTCAACGGCGTCACCAGCCAGAAGTGGTGCACGGCGTGGGCCGGGTCGTGGCTGGCCGTGTACCCCGGGATGCGGCAGACGCTCCAGCTCACCGCCGCCGGGGAGGACCCCGACGGCACCCTCACGATCATCGCGAAGGAAGGGGCCTGGCTATGA